A genomic segment from Aspergillus puulaauensis MK2 DNA, chromosome 1, nearly complete sequence encodes:
- a CDS encoding glycosyl hydrolase family 79 C-terminal domain-containing protein (CAZy:GH79;~COG:G;~EggNog:ENOG410PKWQ;~InterPro:IPR017853,IPR031728,IPR013780;~PFAM:PF16862;~SECRETED:SignalP(1-20)), protein MISQLGAAWLLSHTVSGALGLSVNVPTTPPENASKQLSAAPVGVSLEFFTFPGYMNDVAATTTCLENLKDLTGIWPPMRIGGTTQDRATYDASSPNDVTYSVDDPADAPETLTFGPSFISLASEYAGSVVLGLNRRLNNIENTISAAALAVSEMGNLNAIELGNEPNFFGDSDPIANGASWTAAADYASQVQWQDAVCGNLSATELISAGVYFGTSPMSIQELVQEEGDANSYVKDFCSHNYPQSSPNYDLAALMSHSGIASQIAPFAAEVAAAAAAGKPHVFGETNSATQGGGGISPTFGAALWIVDYVMQLVTMGTEAIYFHQGTIGNCQYCWWGRYTTGAPYYGAYFATMALANADKIAPLDDQSTAYAAYAIYENDSPVRVLLYNSDYYTTGTRPSETFTLSGLTSSTVTAKRLTAAYSTSRVDEGESPTVAGQAFGNGDCTVQGTESVETVTVSGGEVTFTLGASEALLVYL, encoded by the exons ATGATATCTCAACTCGGCGCTGCCTGGCTTTTGAGCCATACTGTCTCTGGTGCTCTGGGGCTGTCGGTCAACGTGCCTACGACCCCACCGGAGAATGCCAGCAAGCAGCTCTCCGCTGCACCAGTTGGTGTTTC CCTGGAGTTCTTTACTTTCCCAGGATACATGAACGATGTTGCAGCGACAACAACCTGTCTTGAGAATCTGAAAGACTTGACTGGGATATGGCCGCCCATGAGAATTGGCGGGACTACGCA AGATCGAGCAACCTATGATGCCTCCTCTCCGAATGATGTTACCTACTCTGTCGATGATCCCGCTGATGCGCCGGAGACTCTGACCTTCGGTCCCTCGTTTATATCCCTGGCTTCGGAGTACGCTGGGAGTGTTGTGCTAGGCCTTAACCGTCGATTAAACAATATCGAGAACACCATTAGCGCTGCAGCTCTCGCAGTGAGCGAGATGGGGAATTTAAATGCAATTGAGCTGGGAAACGAGCCAAACT TCTTTGGTGACAGTGACCCCATCGCCAACGGTGCATCCTGgaccgcagcagcagactaCGCCTCCCAGGTTCAATGGCAAGACGCAGTCTGTGGGAACCTTTCCGCCACGGAATTGATATCGGCTGGTGTATATTTCGGCACATCGCCCATGAGTATTCAGGAACTGGTACAAGAGGAAGGAGACGCGAATAGCTACGTGAAGGATTTCTGCTCTCATAACTATCCCCAGTCCTCACCGAATTACGACCTGGCCGCATTGATGAGCCATAGTGGGATTGCGTCCCAGATTGCGCCTTTTGCTGCTGAGGTTGCTGCGGCCGCTGCGGCTGGAAAGCCGCATGTTTTTGGGGAGACGAATTCTG CCACGCAAGGAGGCGGTGGTATCAGCCCGACATTCGGAGCGGCACTCTGGATCGTGGACTACGTGATGCAGCTGGTCACCATGGGCACCGAG GCAATTTACTTCCACCAGGGAACGATCGGAAACTGCCAGTACTGCTGGTGGGGACGGTACACCACCGGAGCGCCGTACTACGGGGCATACTTCGCAACGATGGCACTGGCCAACGCGGATAAGATCGCGCCGTTGGATGACCAATCTACTGCGTACGCTGCGTACGCGATCTACGAGAATGACAGTCCAGTCCGCGTACTGCTTTATAATTCCGACTACTACACCACCGGCACACGACCTTCAGAGACCTTCACGCTATCCGGCTTGACTTCATCCACTGTTACTGCGAAGCGGTTGACTGCGGCGTATTCTACCTCTCGGGTTGATGAGGGCGAGAGTCCGACCGTTGCAGGCCAGGCGTTTGGGAATGGGGATTGTACCGTTCAGGGAACGGAGAGTGTTGAGACGGTGACGGTTTCTGGAGGAGAGGTCACTTTTACTCTAGGTGCTTCTGAGGCACTGTTAGTTTATTTGTAG